In Aptenodytes patagonicus chromosome 9, bAptPat1.pri.cur, whole genome shotgun sequence, the DNA window GAGCGCATACCCTGAGGTGCCGGATTTGTCCGTCCCCTCTGGTCGGCTGCTGAGGGCTCCTTGTGTTTGTTGCTTCCTCTGCTGCGGGGTGGGAATCACAGCACTGTCAGGCTGGAAAAGGCCAGCTTATGGCTGTCGCTCCCAGCAATAACTCTCACCCAAAGACCAGTGGCAGTCTCGCTGCTTAGTACAGACACAACACAAAGCACTTCATTGTGCTTCCTACATCAGAAGAGGAAGATGCACATGGAGGGCCAAAGCTTTCTGGTAATTCAGGCTGCCTCTGTAGCCCAGCCAGGACCATCCTCCAGCATCTCTGTTCCCTCATTATAAGTTCCCGGCACAGAACTTGCTACAGCAACCATCTCTCTGCCCATTACCCACTTCTTTCAACAATGGGTTTCAGCCAAGGGTGTTCCTTGCCCAGGTCAACTTCAAACTCACTGTCTAGATGCACGATAGCATGCCAAGGGTCTGGCAAAACTGCGGCGTGCACTTCCTTTGTGCTCTTCCTGGAagagcagccagcagctctggaagTGCTGCCTGGGACAGGAGGTCTGGGGAAAGCTTTTACCCTGTTTGTACCCATATATTTGCTCAGCTGAGATCCATTTTTGGAAAATGTTCTGCTTGGGATTTTTCCCGGTAGCTGTTAGGTGGGTAATACAGGGTTTGGCAGGATTATCATTCCTCAACTTTAGAAGAAACAGTTACTGCACTGGAGGAAAGATGGAAGACCAGTTTCTCTGCCTCTTCGCCTGCCCATGATTTTCCAGAATTAATCATGTTACAAACACTAGTTCCTTAATGCACAAGGATGCCTGTGTCATGAGCAGCTCATCTCTGCAGGCACAAAGTGCCAGGCAGCCCCTGACTGGCTCTTCAGCAAAGACTACTTAGGATGCCAGCCAAACTTCCAGTCTTTTTGGGGGAGGTGTTTTGTAATAACTCAGGACAGTCTCCACCATTTAAGTCACTAATTTTTTACCTTGCCTCTTTAAAATGActcttgtttccttttgaaaatgctCCCCTTTTCCCCCGTGCAGGGAGTTTTATCTCCTGTAGCCTTGTAGCACCCTGAATCTACGCTGTGCTTCCCCTGCCtggggattttttattttttttattactattaaagTTGGCAGTAAGCTTTCACAAACTCGGAAAATCCTGCCTGACAACTTGTCTCCTTCTCTAGAGCTGGTTTACTCTTATCCACTGATCTTGGAGCAGTCCCTTTGCAGAGCCCTGCTGGCaaaatgccatttcttttttgctttgatgAAGTTGGACATTTTCCCATGACCCTGCAGTAAGACAGTGCTGGTAGAGAGGTCACAACTGCCAGCTGGAAACATAAAATAAATCGGATACAAGCCTGCTCAGAACACTCACCTGTAAAATACTCTCCAAACTCTTGCTCAAGTTTCATGGCTTTGTCAAAGACCTTGTTGGCCTGTTCATACGTCTGTCTCCGGTTCATCTCCCTGCCGTGTACAAAAAATAGAAACTTAGCTCCTTTTCTTAGCAatgaacagaagcaaaaatagcCCACAGAGCCGGGGTGCCTGGGAAGCCTTTGCACACCAGGAATGGAAGCTGTGCAGGACCCAGCTCTCAAAGGTAGGACCCTTCCCCACATGCTCTTTGCTGCCCTGGCACTTCATCTCAACTTCCAACAGTTCTTCCCATCgccaccccccgcccctttcACCATAGCATAGAAGTAGACTCAAATCCAGACAATCCTCCGAATTTGCAAGACCACTGCAGAAGTCTCCCTGCTTTTCCAGAGCCTGTCAACACCCTCCTTGCCTAGGTTTCCTCATCTTCATACAACACCCAAATAAGCAATTCGACCCTTTCTGGCTTGAGAAGGGGTTTTCCCAGTCCCCATGGTGCCAGCAGAGTCTCTTCTGATCTCAGAGTCCATCTCTAGCTACTGAATCTCCTCACAGATAatattctctgctgcttctcGGAAGAGTTGCAAGCTCAGCTCTTACGTCCTTTCCAGCCTGCACTCTCcagggccaggagcagcaggacaagcagAAGGTCCCCCTTAGGCTCACAGGAAAtgtctcccctctgctccccggGGCTGTCCTGGCTCAGCCACCATCCAGCTGTGATCCACCACTACGGGCTGCCGGCAGCTCTCCTGGCTGGACTTGGGGCTCAGGTGAGCAGGTTACATCAGGCACATTTGGGAGCGTTTTTAGATTTCCCATGGATAATCCTCTTTGGGCCAAAGGGCTTTAAGCCGGAGCAATCCATGGTGCCTAGATGCACCATGGCATTAGATGTGGAGGGACACCACAGAGACAGCAATGGGCCCAGCTCCTCTTAACAAGGGACAGGTTCAGCACCAGTAGCAACTTCTGCTGCTTTCTaaaaagcagaggcagcagaCATACAAACTCCTGACATGCCAGAGCTGCTCACCCTGGAGAGGCACAGAACATGGTGTTGCACTTACATGAGAGCTTCGATGGATTTTGGTTTGATGAAAATGGCAATGGGATAAAGTTGTGCTTGTTGCAACCTCTTGATAGCATTGCCAGACACATCCAGGATGCAGTGTTTCCCCTGGAAAGGAGACAATCGGGATCAGACCTACCCACACAGTCTACTCTGTGCAGAAAACAGCCTGTTCATACAGATGTGCTTAGGGAAGAGAGGAGCCACAGAGATGAAACACCAGTCCTGAGACACAAGCCAACTCCCAGTGGCCTTACGTTCCTGCCTGCTTAGGGCAGgacagcagcacagcaaaggGACTGAATCTTTCTCTGAACACGTGAAACAATTTACAAGCCATTGGTACACTCCAGTACTCCTGCGGAGGAAATGCCGCTGCTTCAAGGAGGGCAGCTGGGCACCTTTGCCCTGAGAGCTCCCAGGCATGAGGCTGGTGACGCCAGTGCCAGGCTTTTGGGTGGAGTTTGGATGACAGAGGTACAACACCGAGGTGGAATAATGCGGCTGAGAAAAGCAGCCACATGGCTTGGCAGGACTCCGGAGGGAGGAGAGGCTTGTGCCGTGCTTGCTTAATGTGGTTACAGCCCTTTGTTAACAACACAGGCAGATGATGGGAACTGCCAAACACACCCGGGTTCGGGCTGGATGCGTCCTGGTCCCAGGAATGCCACCCGACACTCACCCTCTCCGCTACTGCTCGCACTGACTGAATGCTCGTCCCATAGAGATTGTCATTGAACTGCCCAGCCTCTATGAACTTGTTGTCCTGGATGTCTTTCTCCATCTGTTCACGGGATACGACGAAGTGGTAGTCTTGTCCATCCACCTCGTTCTCGCGCCGAGGCCTGGTAGTGTCTGGAGGAGAGCAGGCATCATGAGTGAACCCAGAGTGATGCATGCCAAACCTCCCGAGAGGGAGAAAACCCTCCCATGCTCCTACGCCCCCTCCCCACACTGCAGGCTAGACCCTGTAAGTAGCAGAGccacccctctccccttcctccagcgAGAGCACCAAGTGCCAGCTGGGACTTACGTGGCACACAGGAACCAAACTTGTGTGGGAATTCGGAGATGAGGTCATCATTAATTCGGTCCTTTGTTGGGCCCAGGATGATCACCGGCCTCGCATAGTGAACTGCGAACAAGAGCCACAACCTGAGGACCTGTCTGTGCTGTGGGCAGCTGACCCTGTTGCCACTTTTGGCATCAacctgccctctccctgctggCAGTGGGTGCTACTGCTCATATGGGCACCCAAAAGCGCCTCCTCCATGTGAGTTTACCTCCTCCTGGTCACTGTCAACATCTCCTTCCCATCTGACCCAAACCATCTGTGCAGCTCTGGGAAAGATGCTGCAGGTCTCTGGGGTCATGGATCAGCAAAGCTGCTCCCTCGCTCAGGGCAGGAGCCAGACAACTGGGACAGCTGGGCGAGGGTGCCACGGAGCTGGGGGAGTGATGGGAGCCTAAGAGTCTGAACCAGCTTCTGGCAAGGAAAGACCACCGAgactgggactattcagcctgcaAAAGGGTCTGTAGGGATTGAGCATCAAGCAGGATTAAACACTGAGGGTTGGGGGTCGCTTTGCAGCAGGGACCTGGCCCAAGGCAGGGACGGATAATCCCGTCCTCAGCTGGGGACTAAAGCCCAGCTCAGTTTTAGCTCTGGATCTCTCCCTTGGTCTTGCAGGTCAGGTCACAAGTCTTTTCTGTTGATTAAAGAGGGGTGATCAAGGTCAGGGAAAGCCCCGCAAGGCAGCGTGCACACCTGGCTCCCCTGCTGCACGCAACAGACAAGAAACTCCACTCGTGTTCACCTGGTGTTGTGCTGGTACAtcagaggaggggaggaggtcgCACCAGTCaccctggctgtgccagggacaCAGGTGCAAGAGCAGGCACGGGGCAGCTCAGCGCCAGGACTTACTTTCTTGCCGCGTCACTGGCTCATATGACAGGATGGTGTCCTCTTGTCCTTCTGCAACAGagccagggagaggcaggtgagtgcttgcagcagctttccagcccctccaCACCCGTGGGGAGCTCGCTCCTGCCCCCACCAGCctcccacagccctggggacacctcCAGGCTGCCCCTGTCACACCGCCAGCTGATGTGGAGTGTGACAGGCATGCAGTTACTAGCCCTTGATCCACGTTAATTATTCACATCCCAGCTCTAGGTCAagcctcctctttccctccctgccgCTACAGGCTTGGGGCCCATTGGGATGCACCGTGCTCCCTGCAGGGTGGACAGCGGATGTGCTGCAGATATTTAGAAGACCCGCCAGGGATAAAGGGAGCATTCACTGCAGCTGGACCCCCATGCTCTTGTACAGGCTTGGGCTCCAGGAGCCACCTATGCTACAGGCCCAGCCTCCGGCCATTGCTTCCCGCAAGAGGCACCGAAGATGGGGGACCACCATGGTCTGGGAACCCACCACCCAGCCttggagcacagccctgcagccaggagagagcagggaagcaggcaggctcactcctgcctcccagcccctaCTCGCCCCGTCCCCGAGGGAGCTGGCCACAGCATCTCAGTGTCACCAGCAGGAAGGACCAGCCTCTGAACAGAACCACCACCGGGACAAGACAAAATGGAAGTGCCAAaatgtgcgcgcacacacacacacgtgcacagggGCAAGAGAGCAGGAGAGACGCACACTTACTGGAACTGCTCTCGCTGTCACTGGTGTTTGATGTCACGCCCTCTGCAAAGCAACCAGAGAGACCCCCTTCAGAAGGAGCAGGGGAGGAAGGCACAGGGGCACCCCAGCTATCACCCAGCACTACTgacccagggcagggcagcaccgTCCTCCCGAAAAACCCGCGCCCCAGCACCCACAAGGATGAGCCTGTGCTGCATGGGCAGGGCAGCATCTCTCACCCTTTGCTGGGAAACCAGGGACATGCAGGGGGACGCATGGCTACTCTGGGAGAAGGCGGGGATGCCAggagggggctgcctggcagGCGCAGGCAGGCATGTGCAGGCGCTGGGCTTCCCAGGCTGAGGGAGGGAAGGTggagtgcggggggggggggggggagggtgctGGCAGGGGGAGCGGGTGCAGCATGCACacagggggcaggggagggcatgGCTCCACACCGGCACAGGGACGGGGGAGCCTACCtctggggatggggctgggacTCACAGAGACAAGACAGTGACAGGGTGGGACAGAGTTTGGGGCTTTGCTTGCTCAGGCTGATCCCAGTCCTGCGACCACCCCGCAGAGGCTTGCTGGCCGCTGCCTGCTCCCAATTGGACTCTGCACTGGTCAGGGGGGGTGTGGAGCTTGGCAGGGGACTCACGCCCAGCTGGGAGGGCTGAGGGGCTCCTGCCATCATTGTTTTGAGCTCTGGGTACATGGTGCCCCAGAGGAATGTGGCAACACTTCAAAACGCTGTCACCCGCCCCACTCAAGAGGGGATCTGTTGTGGTCACGGCCACCTCCCACCCGCACTGGCAGTGGCTCCGAGTCTCTGAGTGCTAAaccagcagccagcccagctaggagcaggaggaagaggaggatgaagaggtaCAGCTCACCCTGGGTGCAGCGGGCAGCCCTCAGCTGGACGTGCTTAGGGCACAGCCAATACCCCCAAGCAaactcccctgtcccctcccgcgtgcagcagcagcacctcctcaagcccagcagcctctgccagcagACGTGGCATTCCCCAGCAGAGGAGCAGCGCCCTCAGGGCTCCTCCTTCCCCGCACCCAGAGAAGCACAGCTGCCCCAGCCGGAGCCCAGCTGTTCCCCAGGCACCACCAGGCATGCCAGCGATGGAAAGTGAACGATGCACATCGGAATTCAACTTACTCAGGTTCTTTGCTCCATAATAATCGTCACTTAACCCAGGGAAGTCCTGATTTCACAGACagcgagaggggggaaaaaggggagagaagagagtgcGGGAGAGGGCAgtcagagggatgggggagacagAGCCAGACCAGCATTAGTGACAGGAGTGCAGAACGGCCCAGAGCTGCAACTGCAAGTGAGGTTAAATGTTTTCAGAGCTGACACCATCAGCCCGCTGCCAACGTCTCGCCTTGTGTGGCTGGCCCCCCCACCGAGCTCATCCTCTCTGCCAAAGAGCCCCCAAGGGCCACCCTGGgtctggggagggcagggcagccacGGCAGCATCTGCTGGCACGGAGCGGTTGCAGCCCTGAGCTGCTGGCAAGCACAGCCGTGGTGTTTCTCCATGATGCCTCATGGGGTGTACTGGCAGGGCGCAGAGGCTCTGCACTCTCCTGGAACAGCCTGGCTGCTCTGGGGggcaggcacagcacagccagTCCTCTAACGCACGGCAGGGGGGCacatttttccccatctgcatgTGTTACCCGCCCATGCCCCAGTGCTTGCATGGGTTGTGGAAACATGGGGGAAGGACAACCCCACTGCAAGCTGGGACGGACAGGGGCAGAGCATGGGGAAGGAGCTGGCTGCAAGTCTGTGACATGGGCTGGCGAAGAGCATTGCAGTGACGTACAGCACGGGGCAGGCAATGCAGGGATCGCTGAGAGCAGCGCCCCAGCGAGTCCCCAGCTCCAGCATGGAGCTGACTGGAGCCCAGCCATGTCCAGGCACTACGAGAGACACCCAGACACACAGACTTAACCTTCACTGCAGGCCAGAGGCTTGCGCTGGCTGCTAAGCTCACTGGAAGCTGGTGCCAGCCTGACACAGGCAGCAGAGGGATACGGGCAGCCCCCAGAACAGCTCAGCATCAACCTCCTGCTTCTGCATCACACCCAGAAGAGCCACCGGAGGGGAGGGGACGTGCTCGCTGCACTGGCACCAGGGCAGAGACACTGCTCTGCCTTGCCCACCTCCTCTTCCCTGAGGTGCAAGGACCACGGCTCTCTGTCTGGACGCTTGCTGAAGGAGTGGATGCAGTTTACCATCTGGAAGGAGGAGGGGCTGGGTTTGGCGAGCAGCTCCAGTGCTGCCCACATCAGGATTTGGGGCAACAAGCCGAATTCCCTGCCCTTGCTGGGAGCCCCAGG includes these proteins:
- the DLG3 gene encoding disks large homolog 3 isoform X8, with the translated sequence MMNSSMSSGSGSLRTSEKRSLYVRALFDYDRTRDSCLPSQGLSFSYGDILHVINASDDEWWQARLVTPHGESEQIGVIPSKKRVEKKERARLKTVKFHARTGMIESNRSIKTKRKKSFRLSRKFPFYKSKENLAQESSGQEQGVTSNTSDSESSSKGQEDTILSYEPVTRQEIHYARPVIILGPTKDRINDDLISEFPHKFGSCVPHTTRPRRENEVDGQDYHFVVSREQMEKDIQDNKFIEAGQFNDNLYGTSIQSVRAVAERGKHCILDVSGNAIKRLQQAQLYPIAIFIKPKSIEALMEMNRRQTYEQANKVFDKAMKLEQEFGEYFTAIVQGDSLEEIYSKIKQIIEDQSGHYIWVPSPEKL